Proteins encoded within one genomic window of Eurosta solidaginis isolate ZX-2024a chromosome 1, ASM4086904v1, whole genome shotgun sequence:
- the cv-c gene encoding rho GTPase-activating protein 7 isoform X4, with amino-acid sequence MQRRMSITIREYKFFRSFSQKFENWPKRKAEALWRKMRERKIAEIEAVEACKWLRAAGFPQYAQMYEDHQFPLDITNVAKDHTNLENDQLQSLYRRLCILNRCANMRLDQSHKPQTPQQKEDSDDENCALSENWTFQPHIRRWSRIGEMGLELPPAGKLNIEKTESSSKESSPDRFEDDSYDVTGGGLSLTLPGNSTDSTLNESGESAAVRLRRTGSERFKDGAKAFLRRVESIKSRRRKRQNREGIVISGPQALDLSQLGQRGSMRKPDAVYSTPPSPSAVSPMHTFPKGPLFGNELKVPSQSETFLSPNRASPKRTPTTPRSMRASPLHFFSNPMPHLKEGKSDDSSSYYSDSQESSAGGKLSLRKTPSKTRRFLQRSGKVDDIGAHSDSECHHGRKLLIKDANSNTTEIKVKKLTRGGSLNLGKDPKKRDGFRSASFRSRSTSRKEPKPEETDINVKRTPVVRWHSFQMEERPHMIFRKCFAQKSDPNMNNHGIPFAAMSAGQLHILRKLALVILTGYMERYCPTHRSGWNWELPKFIKKIKMPDYKDKKVFGVPLLLVLQRTGQTLPIAIRAAFRWLQVRALDQIGLFRKSGVKSRIIKLKSEVEQLDSTALCMEVYDTQQAYDVADMLKQYFRDLPESLLTTKMSETFAAIFQHLPKDVRLEAVQCAVLLLPDENREILHALLEFLTLVAGNAEQNQMTANNLAVCLAPSLFHSSISTGAASVAASPRRRKGAGVPDDKELQEAKASHECLSFMIENYKRIFTANKEKISKCNFGYMEESKPVPLEALGEGMQFHNWRGYLYECTSATIKEGREKARGWFTISSQNDSNVDIAYKKVGDGHPLRLWRCTTEIEGPPREVLDYIIKHRASWDANLLESQTVKKLDERTEIFQYAIDGQFTTDFCVLRSWQTDLPRGACVIVETSIDHAKAKPMFGAIRGVVLASRYLIEPCGSGRSRVMHLARVDVKGRTPEWYNKSYGHICSHYLSKIRLAFKHVAEGPESKV; translated from the exons ATCATCAATTTCCGCTGGATATAACCAATGTGGCCAAGGATCACACCAACCTAGAGAATGATCAGTTACAGTCCCTGTACAGACGTCTTTGCATACTAAATCGCTGTGCCAACATGCGTCTCGATCAATCGCATAAGCCGCAAACGCCGCAG CAGAAGGAGGACTCCGATGATGAAAATTGTGCACTCAGCGAAAATTGGACATTCCAGCCGCATATACGTCGTTGGTCGCGCATTGGCGAAATGGGTCTTGAATTGCCGCCCGCTGGCAAGTTGAATATCGAGAAGACAGAAAGCTCTTCGAAAGAATCCAGTCCAGATcgttttgaagatgatagttacGATGTGACTGGTGGTGGCCTCTCACTTACGCTACCTGGTAATTCCACAGATTCCACACTCAATGAATCGGGCGAATCAGCTGCAGTGCGTTTACGGCGCACTGGCAGTGAACGTTTCAAAGATGGTGCTAAAGCATTCCTGCGTCGCGTCGAATCGATTAAATCGCGTCGACGTAAACGTCAAAATCGTGAAGGTATTGTTATAAGTGGACCCCAAGCATTAGATCTATCACAGTTGGGACAACGCGGCAGCATGCGTAAACCAGATGCTGTCTACTCGACACCACCATCACCATCGGCGGTTAGCCCAATGCATACATTCCCGAAGGGTCCCTTATTTGGCAATGAGCTAAAGGTACCATCACAAAGTGAAACTTTTCTTAGTCCGAATAGAGCTAGTCCTAAACGCACACCAACCACACCACGTTCAATGCGTGCCAGCCCATTGCATTTCTTCTCCAACCCGATGCCGCATTTGAAAGAAGGTAAATCAGATGATTCATCCTCATACTACAGTGATAGTCAAGAATCCTCAGCGGGCGGCAAACTATCGCTGCGCAAGACACCATCTAAAACGCGCCGCTTCCTACAACGTAGTGGTAAGGTAGATGATATTGGTGCACACTCGGATTCGGAGTGTCATCATGGTAGGAAACTGTTGATCAAGGATGCCAACTCAAATACAACTGAG ATTAAGGTAAAAAAATTAACACGTGGTGGCTCACTTAACCTCGGCAAGGATCCAAAGAAGCGCGATGGTTTTCGGTCGGCGAGTTTTCGTTCACGTTCCACGTCGCGCAAGGAACCTAAACCTGAGGAAACTGATATCAATGTTAAGCG TACACCCGTAGTGCGATGGCACAGTTTCCAAATGGAGGAGCGTCCGCATATGATCTTCCGTAAATGTTTTGCACAAAAATCCGATCCCAATATGAATAATCATGGCATTCCATTTGCCGCCATGTCGGCAGGACAATTGCATATTCTACGCAAGCTTGCACTCGTAATACTCACCGGTTATATGGAGCGTTATTGTCCAACACATCGCTCGGGCTGGAATTGGGAGCTGCCCAAAttcattaagaaaattaaaatgccCGATTACAAAGACAAAAAAGTGTTTGGTGTGCCACTGCTTTTGGTGCTGCAACGTACTGGACAAACGCTACCCATTGCGATACGTGCCGCATTCAGATGGCTGCAAGTACGTGCGCTCGATCAAATTGGGCTCTTCCGTAAAAGCGGTGTCAAATCGCGTATTATCAAGTTGAAATCAGAAGTTGAACAACTCGATTCGACGGCGCTTTGTATGGAGGTTTATGATACGCAGCAGGCGTACGATGTAGCCGATATGTTGAAGCAGTATTTCCGTGACTTACCAGAATCGCTTCTGACGACGAAAATGTCCGAAACGTTTGCAGCGATATTTCAGC attTACCAAAAGATGTGCGCTTGGAGGCGGTACAATGTGCGGTTTTGCTGCTGCCCGATGAGAATCGTGAAATACTGCACGCGTTGCTGGAATTTCTAACGCTAGTCGCCGGCAATGCAGAGCAAAATCAGATGACCGCTAACAATTTGGCTGTGTGTTTGGCGCCATCACTCTTTCATAGTAGCATATCGACGGGCGCAGCTTCGGTTGCAGCATCACCTCGGCGGCGTAAGGGTGCTGGTGTGCCCGATGACAAAGAGTTACAAGAAGCAAAAGCATCACATGAATGTCTATCTTTTATGATTGAAAACTACAAGCGCATCTTCACGGCGAATAAAGAGAAGATCAGCAAATGCAATTTCGGTTATATGGAGGAGTCAAAACCGGTACCATTGGAAGCGCTTGGCGAAGGTATGCAATTCCATAACTGGCGTGGCTATTTGTACGAGTGCACGAGTGCGACCATCAAAGAAGGCAGAGAGAA AGCACGTGGCTGGTTCACGATCTCTTCGCAAAATGACAGCAATGTAGATATTGCCTACAAAAAAGTTGGCGACGGTCATCCGTTACGTTTATGGCGCTGCACAACAGAGATTGAGGGACCACCGCGTGAGGTGCTGGACTATATTATTAAACATCGTGCGTCATGGGACGCCAATTTGCTGGAGAGTCAGACTGTTAAGAAATTGGATGAGCGTACCGAAATATTCCAATACGCTATAGATGGGCAGTTTACTACTGATTTTTGCGTACTACG TTCATGGCAAACTGATCTACCACGTGGTGCATGTGTCATTGTCGAAACCTCAATTGATCATGCGAAAGCGAAACCAATGTTCGGCGCAATTAGGGGAGTTGTCCTGGCATCGCGTTATCTGATAGAGCCGTGCGGCAGTGGCCGTTCTCGTGTTATGCATTTGGCGAGAGTCGATGTAAA GGGTCGCACACCTGAATGGTACAACAAAAGTTACGGACATATTTGTTCACATTATTTATCTAAAATACGCTTGGCATTCAAACATGTCGCTGAAGGACCCGAAAGCAAAGTATAA